In Candidatus Baltobacteraceae bacterium, a single window of DNA contains:
- a CDS encoding aldehyde dehydrogenase family protein, translating into MRLSVRKMYKLYINGAFVRSESGRSDPLWDGKEFGANIARASRKDARDAVVAARAAQPGWWKTAPSTRGLVLYRLAEMMEARRDELTERVREGAECSEAEAEREVTAAIDRTVWYAGWCDKYAALLSTRNPVAGPHFNFSTAEPMGVVVVCAPDRPALLGLISVLLPPVVAGNAVVALASEFDPRTAVVFAEALATSDLPAGVVNVLTGYRNEIAPVMAKHMDVNAIVVPRGDPQLRDTVERESAENVKRVRLYPMRSRDEWFASSAQSLGDIGDFCEIKTIWHPAGV; encoded by the coding sequence GTGCGGCTCTCTGTCCGCAAAATGTACAAACTCTACATCAATGGCGCGTTTGTACGCTCGGAATCCGGCCGCAGCGATCCGTTGTGGGACGGAAAAGAATTTGGTGCGAACATTGCGCGCGCATCGCGCAAGGACGCGCGCGACGCGGTCGTTGCCGCGCGCGCTGCGCAGCCGGGGTGGTGGAAAACCGCGCCGAGTACGCGCGGACTGGTTCTCTATCGCTTGGCCGAGATGATGGAAGCGCGCCGCGACGAGCTGACCGAGCGCGTGCGGGAAGGCGCGGAGTGCTCGGAAGCCGAGGCCGAACGCGAAGTCACCGCGGCGATCGACCGTACCGTGTGGTACGCCGGTTGGTGCGATAAGTACGCAGCTCTGCTCTCGACGCGCAACCCGGTCGCCGGCCCGCATTTCAATTTCTCGACCGCGGAACCGATGGGCGTGGTGGTCGTGTGCGCACCGGACCGTCCCGCTCTGCTGGGTCTGATCTCGGTGCTGCTGCCGCCGGTCGTCGCCGGCAACGCGGTCGTCGCTCTCGCCTCGGAATTCGATCCGCGCACGGCGGTCGTCTTCGCCGAGGCACTTGCGACCAGCGATCTTCCGGCGGGCGTGGTCAACGTGCTTACCGGCTATCGGAACGAGATCGCCCCGGTCATGGCCAAGCACATGGACGTGAACGCGATCGTCGTGCCGCGCGGCGATCCGCAGCTGCGCGACACGGTCGAACGGGAATCGGCGGAAAACGTGAAACGCGTACGGCTCTATCCGATGCGTTCGCGCGACGAATGGTTTGCCTCGAGCGCCCAGAGTCTGGGCGACATCGGCGACTTCTGCGAAATCAAGACGATCTGGCATCCCGCGGGGGTCTGA
- a CDS encoding histidine phosphatase family protein → MIYIARHGESDWNREGRYQGQRESHLTEVGIAQARALADALADSEITRIIASPLARCVDTARPLTERLGLSLEQDRDLIEIAHGAWEGRLRADIVREDPEALRTWREHPERARFEGGETLADVERRWLAFVARLGRADNVAIVTHDVLVRVAILTAMHRPLARLWEPRVLNGGYAAFRGGGSWELLEECADEHLRGLAVDTATQAL, encoded by the coding sequence ATGATCTACATTGCGCGGCACGGTGAGTCCGATTGGAATCGCGAGGGGCGCTATCAAGGCCAGCGTGAGTCGCATCTGACGGAAGTTGGGATCGCACAAGCGCGCGCACTCGCGGACGCGCTCGCGGATTCCGAAATCACGCGTATCATTGCAAGCCCGCTCGCTCGCTGCGTCGATACGGCACGGCCTCTGACCGAGAGACTCGGCCTTTCGCTCGAGCAGGATCGCGATCTGATCGAGATCGCGCACGGCGCGTGGGAGGGACGGCTGCGGGCCGACATCGTTCGCGAGGATCCCGAGGCATTGCGGACGTGGCGCGAACATCCCGAACGCGCGCGCTTCGAGGGCGGCGAGACTCTTGCCGACGTGGAGCGCCGCTGGCTCGCGTTCGTCGCGCGGCTCGGACGCGCGGACAACGTCGCGATCGTCACCCACGACGTGCTGGTTCGCGTGGCGATTCTCACCGCGATGCATCGACCGCTCGCGCGGTTATGGGAGCCGCGTGTGCTCAACGGCGGTTACGCCGCCTTTCGCGGCGGCGGCTCGTGGGAGCTGCTCGAGGAATGCGCCGACGAGCATTTACGTGGTCTCGCCGTGGACACTGCGACGCAAGCGCTGTAA
- a CDS encoding histidine phosphatase family protein: MELILVRHGQTEWNASHRFQGHTDVPLSARGRGQASALADALRNMPFTHVYASDLVRALETARAIAAPHGLRVATDARLREFDFGAWEGLTWAQIVAREPELGERAPTQARLYAPTGGERFDQVVERVRFFFDEMLPGVGPRAYVLIVMHAGTLHAAIEVLRPQGVDPLGISFAPAGITRLTMEEGRWRIIT; the protein is encoded by the coding sequence ATGGAACTGATTCTCGTGCGCCACGGCCAGACCGAATGGAACGCATCGCACCGTTTTCAAGGACATACCGACGTGCCGCTCTCGGCCAGGGGACGCGGACAAGCGAGCGCGCTGGCCGATGCACTGCGCAATATGCCGTTCACGCATGTGTACGCGAGCGACCTCGTGCGCGCACTGGAAACGGCGCGCGCGATCGCGGCGCCGCACGGGCTCCGCGTGGCGACCGATGCACGGCTGCGCGAATTCGATTTCGGCGCGTGGGAAGGGCTGACGTGGGCGCAGATCGTCGCGCGCGAGCCGGAACTCGGCGAGCGTGCTCCAACCCAGGCACGGCTCTACGCGCCGACCGGCGGCGAGCGCTTCGATCAGGTGGTCGAACGCGTGCGTTTCTTCTTTGACGAGATGCTGCCGGGCGTTGGGCCGCGCGCCTATGTGCTGATCGTGATGCACGCGGGCACGCTGCACGCCGCGATCGAGGTGTTGCGGCCGCAGGGTGTCGATCCGCTGGGAATTTCTTTCGCGCCCGCCGGCATCACGCGCCTGACGATGGAAGAGGGGCGCTGGCGGATAATCACCTGA
- the cobT gene encoding nicotinate-nucleotide--dimethylbenzimidazole phosphoribosyltransferase yields MSTISIPPLDGNAARAARERIDQLTKPIGSLGRIEELAERLAAIHGDQPPVYQRRAVLVGAGDHGVTAEGVSAYPSEVTPQMIGAFLGGFAAINAFARVAKAEVFVVNFGVAGDLPEHERLLGVAIGRGTRNFAREAAMDSLDVDRALQAGARALETVIARVDPQIVALGEMGIGNTTSAAAIICAITGVAPEDVVGRGTGLDDEGLRRKIAVVASALARLRSKQWRTIASEVGGFEIVGLAGVLLAAAQRRIPVLLDGFIVAAAALLAQAIAPEAIGYCIAAHRSRELGHAVALRHLGLVPLLDLDLRLGEGSGAALAMPLCEAAARMVREMKTFAQAGVATATEPIEA; encoded by the coding sequence ATGTCGACCATATCGATTCCCCCGCTTGACGGCAACGCGGCTCGGGCCGCGCGCGAGCGTATCGATCAACTCACCAAGCCGATCGGCAGCCTCGGACGCATCGAGGAACTCGCCGAGCGGCTCGCCGCGATTCACGGCGATCAGCCGCCGGTCTACCAGCGCCGCGCGGTTCTGGTCGGCGCCGGCGACCACGGCGTAACCGCGGAAGGCGTGAGCGCGTACCCGAGCGAGGTGACGCCGCAGATGATCGGCGCCTTCCTGGGCGGCTTCGCGGCGATCAATGCCTTTGCTCGGGTTGCGAAAGCCGAGGTGTTCGTCGTGAATTTCGGCGTCGCCGGCGATTTGCCCGAACACGAGCGGTTGCTCGGCGTCGCGATCGGGCGCGGCACGCGCAATTTTGCGCGCGAAGCGGCAATGGATTCGCTCGACGTCGATCGCGCGCTGCAAGCCGGCGCGCGGGCGTTGGAAACCGTGATTGCGCGCGTCGACCCGCAGATCGTCGCGCTCGGCGAGATGGGCATCGGCAACACGACCAGCGCGGCCGCGATCATTTGCGCGATCACGGGCGTTGCGCCCGAGGACGTCGTGGGACGCGGCACCGGGCTCGATGACGAGGGACTGCGGCGCAAGATCGCCGTCGTCGCGTCGGCGCTGGCGCGCCTGCGCTCGAAACAGTGGCGAACGATCGCAAGCGAAGTGGGCGGATTCGAGATCGTCGGGCTGGCGGGCGTGCTGCTGGCCGCGGCGCAGCGCCGGATCCCGGTTCTGCTCGACGGGTTTATCGTGGCGGCGGCTGCGCTGCTTGCGCAGGCGATCGCCCCCGAGGCAATCGGCTATTGCATCGCGGCGCACCGTTCGCGCGAACTCGGGCACGCGGTCGCGCTGCGCCATCTCGGTCTGGTTCCGCTGCTCGATCTCGATCTGCGTTTAGGTGAAGGCAGCGGTGCGGCACTTGCGATGCCGCTGTGCGAAGCGGCGGCGCGGATGGTGCGCGAGATGAAAACCTTCGCGCAAGCGGGCGTTGCAACAGCGACCGAACCGATCGAAGCTTGA
- a CDS encoding EAL domain-containing protein — MSYRLPMHQRLSNALSYGEFQIFYQPVVRLADGAIHGMEALCRWPQRDATFASPETFITQAETSGFIVQLGEWVMRTAIDQVSRWQGEHARDLHLAVNLSGRQFLHHNLAKSIEEAVRSAHLRHNTLEFEITESVAMHNAEDSIGIMRQLKGLGLALALDDFGTGYSSLSYLKRFPIDKLKIDKSFVRDIPDDTNDVAIVSAIIAMAHALGLSVQAEGVETQDQADFLADCGCEFAQGFLFGRALPAGEFTALLAGGR; from the coding sequence GTGAGCTACCGACTCCCGATGCACCAGCGCCTCTCCAACGCGCTGAGCTATGGGGAGTTCCAGATCTTCTACCAACCGGTTGTTCGCTTGGCTGACGGGGCGATCCATGGGATGGAAGCGCTGTGCCGGTGGCCGCAGCGCGACGCGACCTTTGCATCGCCCGAAACCTTCATCACGCAGGCCGAAACCTCGGGATTCATCGTGCAGCTCGGCGAGTGGGTGATGCGCACCGCGATCGATCAAGTCAGCCGCTGGCAGGGCGAACACGCGCGCGATCTTCACTTGGCCGTGAATCTCTCGGGCCGCCAATTTCTCCATCACAACTTGGCCAAGAGCATTGAGGAAGCGGTACGCAGCGCGCACTTGCGTCACAACACACTCGAGTTCGAAATCACCGAAAGCGTTGCCATGCACAACGCCGAGGATTCGATCGGGATCATGCGTCAACTCAAAGGGCTCGGTCTTGCGCTTGCGCTCGACGATTTTGGGACGGGGTACTCCTCGCTCTCCTACCTCAAGCGCTTTCCGATCGACAAGCTCAAAATCGACAAGTCGTTCGTGCGCGACATCCCCGACGATACCAACGACGTCGCGATCGTTTCCGCGATCATCGCGATGGCGCACGCGCTCGGCCTCTCGGTTCAGGCGGAGGGCGTCGAGACCCAGGACCAGGCGGACTTCCTCGCCGACTGCGGATGTGAGTTCGCTCAAGGCTTCTTGTTCGGGCGCGCGCTGCCCGCCGGTGAATTCACAGCCCTCTTGGCAGGCGGGCGCTAA
- the serA gene encoding phosphoglycerate dehydrogenase: MVSPSSLGRVVVAEPFDERGLAVLREAGAEVISLVGRPREALFEALHEARGLIVRSETRVDAALLDSAPRLEVVARAGVGVDAIDVEAATAAGIVVVNTPSANTLAATEHTFALLLAAMRHVPQAHAGVHAGRWERKPFVGHELHGKMLGIIGLGRIGSNVASRAAAFGMRVVAHDPYLTASRARALNVELCALDDLLERSQVITLHVPLTAQTRGMIDRRALSRMRDDAVLVNCARGGVIDADALLEALERGRLRAVAIDVVPQEPPPPDSASARLLTHDRVVATPHLGGSTYEALERIALELAVDVVRVLGGRPASGAVNAPILHGADAERASAFVDLAHRLGAAVPQLFDDPLRHEIALVLQGELESVEAEPFAGALLAGALPLITDRRVTLVNAAAIAREIGVSTVISREPDASPFRAALVVAAGDHRIVGTVLPHGPRIVEIDGFEIDAVADGTMLVTHHRDVPGMVGRIGTILGEENVNISTMQVARTTRGGGAMMVLEVDREIDRAVLERIAQVEGMASVRLVRL; the protein is encoded by the coding sequence ATGGTCTCCCCCAGTTCCCTTGGACGCGTCGTCGTCGCCGAACCGTTTGACGAACGCGGTCTTGCAGTCTTGCGCGAGGCCGGCGCGGAGGTAATTTCCCTCGTCGGCAGACCGCGTGAGGCCCTCTTTGAAGCGCTTCACGAAGCGCGCGGGCTGATCGTGCGCTCGGAAACACGCGTCGATGCGGCGTTGCTCGATTCGGCGCCGCGCCTCGAGGTCGTCGCGCGCGCGGGCGTGGGCGTCGATGCGATCGACGTGGAGGCCGCCACCGCCGCCGGCATCGTCGTGGTCAATACGCCAAGCGCGAACACGCTCGCCGCGACCGAACACACCTTCGCGCTCTTGCTCGCCGCGATGCGTCACGTGCCGCAGGCACACGCGGGCGTCCACGCGGGGCGCTGGGAACGCAAACCCTTCGTGGGGCATGAGCTGCACGGTAAGATGCTCGGTATCATCGGGCTCGGCCGCATCGGCAGCAACGTCGCTTCGCGTGCCGCGGCATTCGGGATGCGCGTAGTCGCGCACGATCCGTATCTCACCGCATCGCGCGCCCGCGCGTTGAACGTGGAGCTGTGCGCGCTCGACGATCTCCTCGAACGCTCGCAGGTGATCACGTTGCACGTTCCACTGACCGCGCAGACGCGCGGCATGATCGACCGGCGCGCGCTTTCGCGCATGCGCGACGACGCCGTGCTGGTGAACTGTGCCCGGGGCGGCGTGATCGACGCCGATGCATTGCTCGAAGCGCTCGAGCGTGGGCGGTTACGCGCGGTTGCGATCGACGTAGTTCCGCAAGAACCGCCGCCGCCGGACTCCGCTTCGGCGCGTTTGCTTACCCACGACCGCGTGGTCGCGACGCCGCATCTGGGCGGATCGACCTACGAAGCTCTCGAGCGGATCGCGCTCGAACTCGCCGTCGACGTCGTGCGCGTGCTAGGGGGCCGTCCGGCCAGCGGCGCGGTCAACGCCCCGATTCTCCACGGGGCCGACGCGGAACGCGCGAGCGCCTTCGTCGATCTCGCGCACCGGCTGGGCGCAGCCGTGCCGCAGCTCTTCGACGATCCGCTGCGACACGAAATCGCGCTAGTCTTGCAAGGCGAACTCGAATCGGTGGAGGCCGAACCCTTTGCCGGTGCGCTGTTGGCCGGTGCGCTGCCGCTCATAACCGACCGGCGCGTCACGCTGGTCAACGCTGCGGCAATCGCGCGCGAGATCGGCGTAAGCACGGTGATATCGCGCGAACCGGACGCATCGCCGTTCCGGGCCGCGTTGGTCGTGGCGGCCGGCGATCACCGCATCGTGGGCACCGTATTGCCGCACGGCCCGCGCATCGTCGAGATCGACGGATTCGAGATCGACGCGGTGGCCGACGGAACGATGCTGGTCACGCATCATCGCGACGTACCGGGCATGGTCGGCCGCATCGGTACGATTTTAGGCGAGGAGAACGTGAATATTTCCACCATGCAGGTGGCGCGCACCACGCGCGGCGGCGGCGCGATGATGGTACTGGAAGTCGACCGCGAAATCGATCGGGCAGTGCTCGAACGAATCGCGCAGGTCGAAGGCATGGCGTCGGTGCGCCTCGTTCGTCTGTGA